A portion of the uncultured Bacteroides sp. genome contains these proteins:
- a CDS encoding low specificity L-threonine aldolase codes for MRSFASDNNSGVHPLVMEALSQANENHALGYGDDRWTEEAVAKIKETFTPDCEPLFVFNGTGSNIVALQIMVRSYHSIICAETAHIYVDECGSPVKSTGAQIRPVATPDGKLTPALIQPYLHGFGDQHHSQPGAIYLSQCTELGTIYTVDELKEITALAHQHGMRVHMDGARIANACATLNVSLRALTVDCGIDVLSFGGTKNGLMMGECVIVFDASLKAEARFIRKQSAQLASKMRYLSCQFTVYLTNDLWLKNAAHANAMAGRLYQELKSVPGVHFTQKAESNQLFLSMPREVIDKLLQSYFFYFWKEEENEVRLVTSFDTTDNDIDQFIKVLHS; via the coding sequence ATGAGAAGTTTTGCATCTGATAATAATTCCGGAGTGCATCCATTGGTGATGGAAGCATTGAGTCAAGCTAATGAAAATCATGCGTTAGGTTATGGTGATGACCGCTGGACAGAAGAGGCTGTGGCGAAGATTAAAGAGACATTCACTCCCGATTGCGAACCCTTGTTTGTGTTTAATGGTACAGGAAGTAATATTGTGGCACTTCAAATAATGGTGAGATCTTATCACTCCATTATTTGTGCTGAAACAGCGCATATCTATGTGGACGAATGTGGATCACCAGTAAAAAGTACCGGAGCGCAAATCCGTCCTGTAGCTACTCCTGACGGTAAACTGACACCAGCGTTGATACAGCCTTATCTACATGGTTTTGGCGACCAGCACCATTCACAACCGGGTGCTATTTATTTGTCGCAATGCACCGAATTGGGTACTATCTATACTGTTGATGAGCTGAAAGAGATTACTGCACTGGCTCATCAGCATGGCATGCGTGTGCACATGGATGGAGCCAGAATAGCCAATGCTTGTGCGACGCTAAATGTTTCTCTGCGTGCGTTGACGGTGGACTGTGGTATTGACGTGCTTAGCTTTGGAGGTACAAAAAACGGCTTGATGATGGGAGAATGCGTGATTGTGTTCGATGCGTCATTGAAGGCTGAGGCTCGTTTTATTCGCAAGCAGTCGGCTCAACTGGCTTCTAAGATGCGTTATCTGTCGTGCCAGTTCACGGTTTATCTTACCAATGATCTTTGGTTAAAGAACGCCGCTCATGCCAATGCCATGGCGGGAAGATTGTATCAGGAATTGAAGTCTGTTCCGGGCGTTCACTTTACTCAGAAAGCAGAGAGTAACCAATTATTTCTTTCCATGCCGCGTGAGGTGATTGATAAGCTGCTGCAATCCTATTTCTTCTATTTTTGGAAGGAAGAGGAGAATGAAGTTCGCTTGGTTACTTCTTTTGATACTACCGATAACGACATTGACCAATTCATAAAAGTACTTCACTCATAA
- a CDS encoding glycoside hydrolase family 9 protein, producing MRCKRWLLIVVLPIITLSVRAEGWIRINQLGYLPQSRKVAVFMSEQATDVKEYALIDAFTGKTARTFASPKATGRIGRMESSYRLDFSDFNQPGTYYLKAGGTESPRFPIGNQVYNGTADFLLNYMRQQRCGYNPFLKDSCHVHDGYIAYHPTKTGQHLDVRGGWHDASDYLQYTTTSANAMYQMMFAYQQNPESFADAYDAAGLSGANGIPDIVDEIKWGLDWLNRMNPTKGELYNQIADDRDHAGMRLPNKDDVDYGYGKGTGRPVYFCNGEKQQRGKFMNATTGVASTAGKFASCFTLGAEILQKYYPTFAAEIRAKAEDAYQQGIDQPGACQTVSVLSPYIYEEDNWTDDMELAATELYRATGDRKYMDQAIEYGRREPVTPWMGADSARHYQWYPFMSMGHYRLANVNNKRINQEFIRNMRAGISRVYEKAIESPFLYGIPTIWCSNNLTTAMLTQCRLYRELTGDNTYEEMEASLRDWLFGCNPWGTSMVVELPLWGDYPTKPHSSLINAGVGNTTGGLVDGPVYTTIFKGLRGVRLDGGEEYALFQPDRMVYHDDTHDYATNEPTMDGTASLTYYLSSLQKEGMKASNARNDKNSYSNGGIVRTDSSKKQITLVFTAADKSDGADAIIRTLKKQKIKGAFFFTGDFYKLFPNIISQLKAEGHYVGAHSYAHPLYCSWEKRDSTLISREDFVKDLQANYQLMNEAGIKYTDAPFFIPPYEHYNAEIASWTKSLGLQLINFTAGTMTNADYTTPDMKNYRSSKEIYNKVMTVETKEGLNGHIMLIHFGTDDKRTDKFYSTYMERMIKTLKKKGYSFVPLQEAIGL from the coding sequence ATGAGATGCAAGCGCTGGTTACTAATTGTAGTACTTCCTATCATAACATTAAGTGTTAGAGCAGAAGGATGGATAAGAATTAACCAACTCGGATACTTGCCTCAATCCCGAAAAGTTGCGGTATTTATGAGTGAGCAGGCAACAGACGTAAAAGAATACGCTCTGATTGACGCATTCACCGGAAAAACGGCACGCACCTTTGCCTCCCCCAAGGCAACAGGTAGAATAGGACGGATGGAGAGCAGCTACCGATTGGACTTTAGCGACTTTAATCAACCGGGAACGTATTATCTGAAAGCCGGTGGGACAGAATCCCCCCGTTTCCCTATTGGCAATCAGGTGTATAATGGAACAGCCGACTTTCTGCTGAACTACATGCGTCAGCAAAGATGCGGTTACAACCCATTTTTAAAAGACAGTTGCCACGTGCACGATGGCTACATTGCTTATCACCCCACAAAGACCGGCCAACACCTGGATGTTCGCGGAGGCTGGCACGATGCTTCGGACTATTTACAGTACACCACCACATCGGCCAATGCGATGTATCAGATGATGTTTGCCTACCAACAAAACCCTGAATCGTTTGCTGATGCTTACGATGCTGCCGGACTATCAGGAGCAAACGGCATACCTGACATTGTAGATGAAATTAAATGGGGGTTGGACTGGCTCAACCGAATGAATCCGACCAAAGGGGAACTTTATAATCAGATAGCAGACGACCGCGACCATGCCGGAATGCGACTTCCCAACAAAGATGATGTTGATTATGGCTACGGCAAAGGCACCGGACGTCCGGTTTACTTTTGCAATGGAGAAAAGCAGCAACGCGGAAAGTTTATGAATGCCACTACCGGAGTAGCCAGTACGGCGGGCAAATTTGCTTCTTGCTTTACTTTGGGAGCTGAAATCTTGCAAAAATATTATCCAACTTTTGCCGCTGAGATAAGGGCTAAAGCTGAAGATGCCTACCAACAAGGCATTGACCAACCCGGAGCTTGCCAAACCGTTTCTGTGCTTTCACCCTATATCTATGAAGAAGATAACTGGACAGACGATATGGAGCTAGCCGCAACAGAACTTTATCGTGCCACCGGAGATAGAAAATATATGGATCAAGCCATCGAATACGGACGTCGCGAACCGGTTACTCCGTGGATGGGAGCAGACAGTGCCCGTCATTATCAATGGTATCCATTTATGAGTATGGGACACTATCGACTGGCCAATGTGAATAATAAGCGCATCAATCAAGAATTTATCCGTAACATGCGTGCCGGCATCAGTCGCGTGTACGAGAAAGCCATTGAAAGTCCATTCCTCTATGGCATCCCCACTATCTGGTGTTCAAACAACCTCACCACGGCCATGCTCACTCAGTGCCGCCTTTATCGTGAACTAACAGGAGACAATACTTACGAAGAGATGGAAGCCTCCCTGCGTGATTGGCTCTTCGGCTGCAATCCGTGGGGAACAAGTATGGTCGTTGAGTTACCTCTTTGGGGAGATTACCCCACCAAGCCTCACTCCTCTCTTATCAATGCAGGTGTCGGAAACACCACCGGCGGACTAGTAGATGGGCCTGTGTACACGACCATCTTTAAAGGTCTCAGGGGTGTACGCCTGGACGGAGGCGAAGAGTATGCTCTCTTTCAACCAGACAGAATGGTCTATCATGACGACACGCATGATTACGCCACCAACGAACCAACCATGGATGGTACAGCCTCACTGACCTACTATCTTTCATCTCTCCAAAAAGAAGGAATGAAAGCAAGCAATGCAAGAAACGATAAAAATAGTTATAGCAACGGTGGCATAGTACGTACGGATTCTTCAAAGAAACAAATTACACTCGTATTCACTGCTGCCGATAAATCAGACGGTGCAGATGCAATCATAAGAACGCTAAAGAAACAAAAGATAAAAGGAGCATTCTTCTTTACCGGAGACTTCTACAAACTGTTTCCCAACATTATCAGTCAGCTGAAAGCCGAGGGACATTACGTCGGAGCGCATAGTTATGCTCATCCACTCTACTGTTCTTGGGAGAAGAGGGATTCGACTCTCATCAGTCGTGAAGATTTCGTAAAGGACCTACAAGCAAACTACCAACTGATGAACGAAGCAGGAATAAAATATACCGATGCCCCGTTCTTCATCCCGCCGTATGAACATTATAACGCTGAAATTGCTTCATGGACAAAAAGTTTGGGTTTGCAACTGATAAACTTCACAGCCGGAACCATGACCAATGCCGACTATACCACTCCGGACATGAAGAACTATCGGAGTAGCAAAGAAATTTATAACAAAGTAATGACTGTAGAAACCAAAGAAGGTTTGAACGGGCACATCATGCTCATTCACTTTGGCACAGACGATAAGCGGACAGATAAATTCTATTCTACTTACATGGAAAGGATGATTAAAACTCTGAAGAAAAAAGGATATTCCTTTGTTCCTCTGCAAGAGGCCATCGGATTGTAA